The genome window CCAGCCGCAGGGCAGAAACGTCGAAAACAGACCCAGGGCGAGCGCGCGGATCGCCGGAGGTTTTCCACGCAGTTCGCCGTACACCTTCGACGCGGCGCGCGTGACGAAGGCCGGAGCCGGCACGCGCGGCAGTTTCGCGCCGAGGGCCTGCGCGAGCGCGTAACCGCCCCAAACAATCATCAGCGTGCCCGCCACGATGCCCGCGACACGCGCGTATCCCGCGCGAGACCCCGCGAGATCGATGACCGAACCGAATGCCCCCGCCGCCGCACCCAGCACCACGTAAGTGAAAAGGCGCCCGCCGTTATACGCGACATGGCTCGCGAAACGCCTCAGACCCACGCTGGCGTCGCTGCCCGCGTAAAACGTCACGAGCCCGCCGCACATGCCCACGCAGTGCAGACTGCCCACGAGACTCGCGGTGAAGACGGTCATGAGCAGAGGGGTCATCGAAATCCTCCGAAACGGATCATGCGCGCCGCTCGTATGGAAGGAAAGAAATGTTGGAGGTCGTGGCCGCGCGACGGGATTTCGGGCATGCTCCCGATCGCGTCGGCACCCTCGATCCGGAAGGAAACACCAAGGTGACTTCGTCCGCCCTCATCCAGCTTCGCGACGCATGGGACATCGTTCGGCATGTGCGTCCCTCGCGGCTTGCTCTCGCGGGGCTTTTGCCCGCACGCATGCACCGGCCCCGCATCCTCAACGACGGCATCGTCGGCGACATCGGCGACGACCCGCTCCGGCGACTGGCTCGACTTCGGCTCGCGATGAAGTCGACCGCGATCGACGCGAGGGGGCACGTTTCTTACGACGCTCTTCGCGACTCGGCCGTCTACCGGCAACTGGTCGAGACCGCTCCCGCCCTCGCGGCGATCGACCCCTCCGCGCTTGTGGGTGACGCCGAGCGCCTCGCGTTCTGGATCAATCTCTACAACGTGCTGGCGATCCACGGCGTGCTCGCGCTCGGCATCCGTCGCTCGGTCATGGAGATCCCCGGCTTCTTCGGCCTCGTCGCGTATCGCGTCGGTCATCAGGTGCTGACGCTCGACGACATCGAGAACGGCATCATCCGCGCCAACTCGCCGCACCCCGCGTCGGGCCGCGCGCCGTTTGGCGACGGCGACCCGCGCCGCGCGTGGATCGTGAGCCGCGTCGATCCCCGCGTGCACGCGGCCCTCGTGTGCGCCTCCGAGAGCTGCCCCGCCGTGGGATTCTACGATGCGGATCTTCTCGATGCGCAACTCGATGCCGCCGCGGCGAACCGGGTGAATGGCGATGTGCACGTGAACGACACGCGATGCCGAATCGAACTGCCGATCACGTTTCGCTACTTCCGGGCGGATTTCGGCGGCGAATCCGGAGTTCGCGAATTCGCCGCTCGCCATGCGGACGGCGATCTGCAAGCCAAACTTGCGCGCGCGAACGAAAACGCGTGGCCGCTGTACTTCGCGCGTTACGACTGGTCGCTCAACCGGATCGCCTGAGTCTCGCCGACCGGTCATCGCGGCGCCCAGTCCTCGCGCGTCGATTTCGTGAACACATGTCCGTCTTTCTCGATGCGAAAGCGCATTTCCCAGATCCCCGGTCGCATTGCAGGCCACGTCGTCGAATAACGACCGGGAGTCTCCTCGGCCAACGCGATTTCGCGCGCGGCGGCCGACCGGGCGAGGTGAAACGCCTCGAGCGAAACCGTCGCGCCGTTCACCGGAGCGCCCTCGCGATCCGTGATCGTCGCGGCCACGCGCACATCCGTGCCCGCGGTGGCGAGCGAAACCGCGATCGACCAGCCGAGCGCGTCGTTCGCCCCGTCCTGCGCGCGCTTTTCATCCCAGTCCAGCGCCTTCTGATAGTAGTTCTTCTCGACGGCGAACGACGGGTCGCGCGTGGCGACGAACAGCATGATGCCGTTCATGACGAGCAGCCCGCCCAGCAGGCCGATCACCAGGAGCGGCCAGTACCACCCGCGCTTCTTCGTGGTGTGCGTTTCGACCACGCGATCAACCCTGCGGTCCAAGCAGTCGGTATTCGGACTCCTGCGAATACCGGTCGCCGTCGCCGATGCGGAACTTCACCGCCCGCTCTCCGCTCGTGAATGCCGAGCGCGGCGCGGTGACGAAGACACTCGTCTCCACCGTCTTTCCGGCGGGAACGGGCAGCGGATTTTGCGGCGCGATCATCGTCGCCTCTGGCAGATCGGCGAGTTCGATGCGATACTCGCGATCGATCGATGCCCGGTTGACGATCTTGATGCGAATCTGGTTGGAGATCCGTTCCGGAGTCAGTTCGACGTAGGGCGCGCCGAGACCGCGAAGCATCGTCAGGTCGGTGTCGCTCTTCGACGCGAGGGCGTAAGTGAACGTCGAGAGCGCGGCGACCATCACAAGCGGATACGCGATCGTGCGCGGTCGCAGGATCTTTTTCGGCTCACCCGCCAGCTCGCTTTTGGTCGTGTAACGAATCAGGCCGACC of Deltaproteobacteria bacterium contains these proteins:
- a CDS encoding sulfite exporter TauE/SafE family protein codes for the protein MTPLLMTVFTASLVGSLHCVGMCGGLVTFYAGSDASVGLRRFASHVAYNGGRLFTYVVLGAAAGAFGSVIDLAGSRAGYARVAGIVAGTLMIVWGGYALAQALGAKLPRVPAPAFVTRAASKVYGELRGKPPAIRALALGLFSTFLPCGWLYAFAIVAAGTGHSYAGMAVMAAFWLGTLPWMAALGISVQVVAGPIRRHVPVLMALVLVVVGVLSVMDRSAIPFERAATVGSAKAISITDPAAASGEEGSCCKKH
- a CDS encoding DUF547 domain-containing protein, producing the protein MLEVVAARRDFGHAPDRVGTLDPEGNTKVTSSALIQLRDAWDIVRHVRPSRLALAGLLPARMHRPRILNDGIVGDIGDDPLRRLARLRLAMKSTAIDARGHVSYDALRDSAVYRQLVETAPALAAIDPSALVGDAERLAFWINLYNVLAIHGVLALGIRRSVMEIPGFFGLVAYRVGHQVLTLDDIENGIIRANSPHPASGRAPFGDGDPRRAWIVSRVDPRVHAALVCASESCPAVGFYDADLLDAQLDAAAANRVNGDVHVNDTRCRIELPITFRYFRADFGGESGVREFAARHADGDLQAKLARANENAWPLYFARYDWSLNRIA
- a CDS encoding FixH family protein, coding for MDRRVDRVVETHTTKKRGWYWPLLVIGLLGGLLVMNGIMLFVATRDPSFAVEKNYYQKALDWDEKRAQDGANDALGWSIAVSLATAGTDVRVAATITDREGAPVNGATVSLEAFHLARSAAAREIALAEETPGRYSTTWPAMRPGIWEMRFRIEKDGHVFTKSTREDWAPR